A section of the Passer domesticus isolate bPasDom1 chromosome 17, bPasDom1.hap1, whole genome shotgun sequence genome encodes:
- the RSRC2 gene encoding arginine/serine-rich coiled-coil protein 2 isoform X1, whose protein sequence is MIRTNFFLKQARRHESKEKSSKKHKSEDHNDKEHSSDKGRDSLNSSENGEERHKRKDRKSSRGRSHSRSRSRERRHRSRSRDRKKSRSRSRERKRRIRSRSRSRSRHRHRSRSKSRSRSRSRERKKRIEKPRRFSRSHSRSPSPPPFRGRNTAMDAQEALARRLERAKKLQEQREKEMVEKQKQQEMAAAAAATGGSVINVAALLASGTQVTPQIAMAAQMAALQAKALAETGIAVPSYYNPAAVNPMKFAEQEKKRKMLWQGKKEGDKSQSAEIWEKLNFGNKDQNVKFRKLMGIKSEDEAGCSSVDEESYKTLKQQEEVFRNLDAQYEMARSQTHTQRGMGLGFTSSMRGMDAV, encoded by the exons ATGATAAG AACCAACTTCTTCTTAAAACAGGCAAGAAGACATGAATCCAAAGAGAAGTCCTCCAAGAAGCACAAATCTGAAGATCACAATGACAAAGAGCATTCTTCTGACAAGGGAAGAGATAGCCTAAATTCATCTGAAAATGGTGAGGAGAGGCATAAACGCAAAGACAGAAAATCGTCCAGAGGGAGGAGTCATTCCAGATCCAGGTCTCGGGAAAG ACGTCACCGCAGTAGAAGTCGCGATAGGAAAAAATCCCGATCCCgcagcagagagagaaagcGGCGCATCAGATCTCGCTCTAGATCAAGATCTAGACACAGGCACAGAAGCAGAAGTAAAAGCAGATCTAGGAGCAGAAGCAG AGAGCGAAAGAAGAGAATTGAAAAGCCGCGAAGGTTCAGCAGGAGCCACAGCCGGAGTCCGAGCCCGCCGCCTTTCCGGGGACGGAACACAGCTATGGATGCACAGGAAGCCTTAGCCAGGAG GCTGGAAAGAGCAAAGAAATTgcaagaacagagagagaaggaaatggtTGAAAAACAGAAGCAACAGGAAATGGCTGCAG CGGCCGCAGCCACGGGAGGCTCCGTCATCAACGTCGCTGCTCTGCTGGCCTCGGGGACACAGGTGACCCCCCAGATTGCCATGGCAGCTCAGATGGCAGCGCTCCAGGCCAAGGCCCTGGCAGAGACTGGCATAGCTGTGCCCAGCTATTACAACCCAGCAGCAGTGAACCCCATGAAATTTGCTGAGCAAGAGAAAAAGCGGAAGATGCTTTGGCAAGGCAAAAAGGAAGGG GATAAATCACAGTCTGCAGAAATATGGGAAAAACTAAATTTTGGAAACAAGGACCAAAATGTTAAATTCAGAAAACTGATGGGCATTAAG AGCGAGGATgaggctggctgcagctccGTGGATGAGGAGAGTTACAAAACCctgaagcagcaggaggaggtgtTCAGAAATCTGGATGCACAGTATGAAATGGCGAGATCACAGACTCACACACAAAGAGGAATGGGATTGGGGTTCACATCTTCCATGCGAGGAATGGATGCagtttga